In Canis lupus familiaris isolate Mischka breed German Shepherd chromosome 23, alternate assembly UU_Cfam_GSD_1.0, whole genome shotgun sequence, the following are encoded in one genomic region:
- the PLCD1 gene encoding 1-phosphatidylinositol 4,5-bisphosphate phosphodiesterase delta-1 isoform X1, translated as MQCLGIPSRSRSRERYLQEESLKVAALNGQRLGLQHDEDLHALLKGSQLLKVKSNSWRRERFYKLQEDCKTIWQESRKVMRTPESQLFSIEDIQEVRKGHRTEGLEKFARDVPEDRCFSIVFKDQRNTLDLIAPSPAEAQHWVQGLRKIIHHSGSMDQRQKLQHWIHSCLRKADKNKDNKMSFKELQNFLKELNIQVDDSYARKIFRECDHSQTDSLEDDEIEAFYKMLTQRAEIDRTFAEAAGSGETLSVDQLVSFLQHQQREEAAGPALALSLIERYEPSETAKAQRQMTKDGFLMYLLSADGSAFSLAHRRVYQDMGQPLSHYLMSSSHNTYLLEDQLTGPSSTEAYIRALCKGCRCLELDCWDGPNQEPIIYHGYTFTSKILLCDVLRAIRDYAFKASPYPVILSLENHCSLEQQRVMARHLRTILGPMLLDRPLDGVTTSLPSPEQLKGKILLKGKKLGGLLPPGGEGGPEATVVSDEDEAAEMEDEAVRSRVQRKPREDKLRLVKELSDMVIYCKSVHFGGFSSPGTSGQAFYEMVSFSENRALRLLQESGNSFVRHNVNHLSRIYPAGWRTDSSNYSPVEMWNGGCQIVALNFQTPGPEMDVYQGRFQDNGACGYVLKPAFLRDLNSTFNSRALAQGPWWTRKRLSIRVISGQQLPKVNKNKNSIVDPKVTVEIHGVGRDMASRQTAVVTNNGFNPWWDTEFEFEVAVPELALVRFVVEDYDASSKNDFIGQSTIPLGSLKQGYRHVHLLSKNGDQHPSATLFVKVSLQD; from the exons GTCTCCAGCACGATGAGGACCTACATGCACTGCTGAAGGGCAGCCAGCTCCTGAAGGTGAAATCCAACTCATGGCGGAGAGAGCGTTTCTACAAGTTGCAGGAAGACTGCAAGACCATCTGGCAGGAGTCCCGTAAGGTCATGCGGACCCCAGAGTCCCAGCTGT TCTCCATTGAGGACATTCAGGAGGTGCGGAAGGGCCACCGCACGGAGGGCCTGGAGAAGTTTGCCCGGGATGTGCCCGAGGACCGCTGCTTCTCCATTGTCTTCAAGGACCAGCGCAATACACTAGACCTCATCGCCCCATCGCCAGCTGAGGCCCAGCATTGGGTGCAGGGTCTGCGTAAGATCATCCACCACTCGGGCTCCATGGACCAGAGGCAGAAGCTGCAGCA CTGGATTCACTCCTGCTTGCGAAAAGCTGACAAAAACAAGGACAACAAGATGAGCTTCAAGGAGCTGCAGAACTTCCTGAAGGAACTCAACATCCAGGTGGATGACAGCTATGCCCGCAAGATCTTCAGG GAATGTGACCACTCCCAGACGGACTCCCTGGAGGACGATGAGATTGAGGCCTTCTACAAGATGCTGACCCAGCGGGCGGAGATTGACCGCACCTTCGCTGAGGCGGCGGGCTCTGGGGAGACACTGTCCGTGGACCAGTTAGTAAGCTTCCTGCAGCACCAGCAGCGGGAAGAGGCGGCAGGGCCTGCCCTGGCGCTCTCCCTCATTGAGCGCTATGAGCCCAGTGAGACTG CCAAGGCGCAGCGGCAGATGACCAAGGACGGCTTCCTCATGTACCTGCTGTCCGCCGACGGCAGCGCCTTCAGCCTGGCGCACCGGCGGGTCTACCAGGACATGGGCCAGCCGCTCAGCCACTACCTGATGTCCTCCTCGCACAACACCTACCTGCTGGAAGACCAGCTCACGGGGCCCAGCAGCACCGAGGCCTACATCCG GGCGCTGTGCAAGGGCTGCCGCTGCCTGGAGCTCGACTGCTGGGACGGCCCCAACCAGGAGCCCATCATCTACCATGGCTACACTTTCACCTCCAAGATCCTCCTCTGCGACGTGCTCAGGGCCATCCGGGACTACGCCTTCAAG GCGTCCCCGTACCCCGTCATCCTGTCCCTGGAGAACCACTGCAGCCTGGAGCAGCAGCGGGTGATGGCGCGACACCTGCGCACCATCCTGGGCCCCATGCTGTTGGACCGGCCGCTGGACGGGGTCACCACCAGTCTGCCTTCCCCTGAG CAACTGAAGGGGAAGATCTTGCTGAAGGGGAAGAAGCTTGGGGGCCTCCTGCCCCCTGGCGGGGAGGGCGGCCCTGAAGCCACTGTTGTGTCTGATGAGGATGAGGCTGCTGAGATGGAGGACGAGGCCGTGAGGAGCCGAGTGCAGCGCAAGCCCAGG GAGGACAAGCTCAGGCTAGTGAAGGAGCTCTCGGATATGGTCATTTACTGCAAGAGTGTCCACTTTGGGGGCTTCTCCAGCCCTGGCACCTCAGGGCAGGCCTTCTATGAGATGGTGTCCTTCTCTGAGAACCGCGCCCTCCGACTGCTCCAAGAATCAG GAAACAGCTTTGTTCGCCACAACGTCAATCACCTGAGCAGGATCTACCCTGCTGGCTGGAGAACGGACTCCTCCAACTACAGCCCTGTGGAGATGTGGAACGGGGGCTGCCAGATAG TGGCCCTGAATTTCCAGACACCTGGCCCGGAGATGGACGTGTACCAGGGCCGCTTCCAGGACAACGGGGCCTGTGGGTATGTGCTGAAGCCTGCCTTCCTGCGAGACCTGAACTCTACCTTTAACTCACGTGCCCTGGCTCAGGGGCCCTGGTGGACCAGGAAGCGGCTTAGCATCAGG GTCATCTCTGGACAGCAGTTGCCAAAAGTCAACAAGAATAAGAATTCAATAGTGGACCCCAAGGTGACGGTGGAGATCCATGGTGTGGGCCGCGACATGGCCAGCCGCCAGACTGCTGTCGTCACCAATAATG GTTTCAACCCGTGGTGGGACACAGAGTTCGAGTTTGAGGTGGCCGTGCCTGAGCTCGCCCTCGTGCGCTTTGTGGTGGAGGATTATGACGCATCCTCTAAGAACGACTTTATTGGCCAGAGCACCATCCCCTTGGGCAGCCTCAAGCAAG GATACCGCCATGTCCACCTCTTGTCAAAGAACGGAGACCAGCACCCATCTGCCACCCTCTTTGTGAAGGTGTCTCTCCAGGACTAG
- the PLCD1 gene encoding 1-phosphatidylinositol 4,5-bisphosphate phosphodiesterase delta-1 isoform X2, giving the protein MDPRRDFLTLHGLQHDEDLHALLKGSQLLKVKSNSWRRERFYKLQEDCKTIWQESRKVMRTPESQLFSIEDIQEVRKGHRTEGLEKFARDVPEDRCFSIVFKDQRNTLDLIAPSPAEAQHWVQGLRKIIHHSGSMDQRQKLQHWIHSCLRKADKNKDNKMSFKELQNFLKELNIQVDDSYARKIFRECDHSQTDSLEDDEIEAFYKMLTQRAEIDRTFAEAAGSGETLSVDQLVSFLQHQQREEAAGPALALSLIERYEPSETAKAQRQMTKDGFLMYLLSADGSAFSLAHRRVYQDMGQPLSHYLMSSSHNTYLLEDQLTGPSSTEAYIRALCKGCRCLELDCWDGPNQEPIIYHGYTFTSKILLCDVLRAIRDYAFKASPYPVILSLENHCSLEQQRVMARHLRTILGPMLLDRPLDGVTTSLPSPEQLKGKILLKGKKLGGLLPPGGEGGPEATVVSDEDEAAEMEDEAVRSRVQRKPREDKLRLVKELSDMVIYCKSVHFGGFSSPGTSGQAFYEMVSFSENRALRLLQESGNSFVRHNVNHLSRIYPAGWRTDSSNYSPVEMWNGGCQIVALNFQTPGPEMDVYQGRFQDNGACGYVLKPAFLRDLNSTFNSRALAQGPWWTRKRLSIRVISGQQLPKVNKNKNSIVDPKVTVEIHGVGRDMASRQTAVVTNNGFNPWWDTEFEFEVAVPELALVRFVVEDYDASSKNDFIGQSTIPLGSLKQGYRHVHLLSKNGDQHPSATLFVKVSLQD; this is encoded by the exons GTCTCCAGCACGATGAGGACCTACATGCACTGCTGAAGGGCAGCCAGCTCCTGAAGGTGAAATCCAACTCATGGCGGAGAGAGCGTTTCTACAAGTTGCAGGAAGACTGCAAGACCATCTGGCAGGAGTCCCGTAAGGTCATGCGGACCCCAGAGTCCCAGCTGT TCTCCATTGAGGACATTCAGGAGGTGCGGAAGGGCCACCGCACGGAGGGCCTGGAGAAGTTTGCCCGGGATGTGCCCGAGGACCGCTGCTTCTCCATTGTCTTCAAGGACCAGCGCAATACACTAGACCTCATCGCCCCATCGCCAGCTGAGGCCCAGCATTGGGTGCAGGGTCTGCGTAAGATCATCCACCACTCGGGCTCCATGGACCAGAGGCAGAAGCTGCAGCA CTGGATTCACTCCTGCTTGCGAAAAGCTGACAAAAACAAGGACAACAAGATGAGCTTCAAGGAGCTGCAGAACTTCCTGAAGGAACTCAACATCCAGGTGGATGACAGCTATGCCCGCAAGATCTTCAGG GAATGTGACCACTCCCAGACGGACTCCCTGGAGGACGATGAGATTGAGGCCTTCTACAAGATGCTGACCCAGCGGGCGGAGATTGACCGCACCTTCGCTGAGGCGGCGGGCTCTGGGGAGACACTGTCCGTGGACCAGTTAGTAAGCTTCCTGCAGCACCAGCAGCGGGAAGAGGCGGCAGGGCCTGCCCTGGCGCTCTCCCTCATTGAGCGCTATGAGCCCAGTGAGACTG CCAAGGCGCAGCGGCAGATGACCAAGGACGGCTTCCTCATGTACCTGCTGTCCGCCGACGGCAGCGCCTTCAGCCTGGCGCACCGGCGGGTCTACCAGGACATGGGCCAGCCGCTCAGCCACTACCTGATGTCCTCCTCGCACAACACCTACCTGCTGGAAGACCAGCTCACGGGGCCCAGCAGCACCGAGGCCTACATCCG GGCGCTGTGCAAGGGCTGCCGCTGCCTGGAGCTCGACTGCTGGGACGGCCCCAACCAGGAGCCCATCATCTACCATGGCTACACTTTCACCTCCAAGATCCTCCTCTGCGACGTGCTCAGGGCCATCCGGGACTACGCCTTCAAG GCGTCCCCGTACCCCGTCATCCTGTCCCTGGAGAACCACTGCAGCCTGGAGCAGCAGCGGGTGATGGCGCGACACCTGCGCACCATCCTGGGCCCCATGCTGTTGGACCGGCCGCTGGACGGGGTCACCACCAGTCTGCCTTCCCCTGAG CAACTGAAGGGGAAGATCTTGCTGAAGGGGAAGAAGCTTGGGGGCCTCCTGCCCCCTGGCGGGGAGGGCGGCCCTGAAGCCACTGTTGTGTCTGATGAGGATGAGGCTGCTGAGATGGAGGACGAGGCCGTGAGGAGCCGAGTGCAGCGCAAGCCCAGG GAGGACAAGCTCAGGCTAGTGAAGGAGCTCTCGGATATGGTCATTTACTGCAAGAGTGTCCACTTTGGGGGCTTCTCCAGCCCTGGCACCTCAGGGCAGGCCTTCTATGAGATGGTGTCCTTCTCTGAGAACCGCGCCCTCCGACTGCTCCAAGAATCAG GAAACAGCTTTGTTCGCCACAACGTCAATCACCTGAGCAGGATCTACCCTGCTGGCTGGAGAACGGACTCCTCCAACTACAGCCCTGTGGAGATGTGGAACGGGGGCTGCCAGATAG TGGCCCTGAATTTCCAGACACCTGGCCCGGAGATGGACGTGTACCAGGGCCGCTTCCAGGACAACGGGGCCTGTGGGTATGTGCTGAAGCCTGCCTTCCTGCGAGACCTGAACTCTACCTTTAACTCACGTGCCCTGGCTCAGGGGCCCTGGTGGACCAGGAAGCGGCTTAGCATCAGG GTCATCTCTGGACAGCAGTTGCCAAAAGTCAACAAGAATAAGAATTCAATAGTGGACCCCAAGGTGACGGTGGAGATCCATGGTGTGGGCCGCGACATGGCCAGCCGCCAGACTGCTGTCGTCACCAATAATG GTTTCAACCCGTGGTGGGACACAGAGTTCGAGTTTGAGGTGGCCGTGCCTGAGCTCGCCCTCGTGCGCTTTGTGGTGGAGGATTATGACGCATCCTCTAAGAACGACTTTATTGGCCAGAGCACCATCCCCTTGGGCAGCCTCAAGCAAG GATACCGCCATGTCCACCTCTTGTCAAAGAACGGAGACCAGCACCCATCTGCCACCCTCTTTGTGAAGGTGTCTCTCCAGGACTAG